AAAGGTTGTGCCACTGGAGGTCCTTTGGTGATAATATGATGTGCCACTCCGTGTGATTTAACTGTAGGAGGTTGTGATGGCTTTGTTAATCCTGGAAATTCAGCGagtaatttgtaaaatgtgaATCCGGTCTGATTGTGGAAATTGTTGTGTgggattttgaaattaattgtcCCTTGCACTCCATTCCTGTGATGTTGTCCTGGATGTTTCTTTTGCGGAGGTTAACTGACAAATTATAGTGGTACAAGAAATCAGCTCCCATTATTGGTGTTGATACATTGGCTACGCAAAATGTCCATGTAAGCGACCGTTTCAAACCTAGGTTAAGTGTGAGTATTCTCTCTCCGTAGGTCTTAATGGGTAGCCCGTTAGCTGCGTACAGTTGTAATGCTGATTGTTTGCTTTCCTGTCTATAGCTTTCTTTGGCAACAACGAGATGTCTGCACCGGTGTCTACCAAGAACGTAATCCACTATTTTGGTCCTTGACATGGAGCCTGCGCTGATTATAACCGTCGGATACGGCTCCTATTGCCGGCGGCTGCTGGAGTTTTCCCGTTTGGCTAAGGGATGTTTCGAGTCGCATGGGAGTAGGCATTTCCAAGCTTTTTCGCCGAAATGCCGATGATAATAACATGTAGTTTGTGAGGTATCCTTTACTTTATCTTGGCTGTTGGATCTCTTATTTGTTTTGCCTCTAGATCTAGAACGTGCTCTTCTTTTTCCTATAGCGGCTACGGACTTAGTGAGTTTACTGATTTGATTGTTTAAAGTCTGCATAGAGTCCGGCTGCGAGACACTTGTTGTAGCTATGGTGCCGTGTCCTGCTCCTCTGTCGTGTGCTTTATCGGCACAAGCTGCGAGTTTGTCAAGGCTTACCTCATCTAACACAGCTAACAATTCTTGGATTCTGGGAGGGAGTCTTTGAAGCCATAGCGTCCTTAACATGCTATCGGTAACGTTTGTGCCTGCCAGCGTACGCATTTCCCTTAATAAAACGGAAGGGGCCTTGTCACCCAATTCCGTGGCATCGAGCAATGTCCGCATTTGTTTTTCGAGGGAATCTGAAAAACGTTCTATTAGTGTGGCTTTAAGTGTTTCATATTTACCTATCGTTGGCGGTTGTTCCAGGATGTCGGCTACTGCAATCATCGAATGTTCGTCAAGATGTCTGACGACTGCACTATATTTGATCTCGTCTGAGCGTATGCGGTAGGCAGTAAATTCGCATTCAATGCCGCGAACCATAATTTTGGCCGATTTCGCCAGAATGCAGCCAATTTCACGTTGCGAAATTCATTTGCTAAagtactaaataaaaatagatatgtcATCACTGATATCCCCGGGTTTAATATAACTCAGAAACCGTACAATTCTATTCTATCTCCGGATAGAATTAAACCCTGGATTAAACCTGTTACAggataatctctttaataagtTACTCTCATTTAGGTATAAggttaattttctttcttcacgACTACTCAGtagttgtttattaattatatgctaACTCATTAAATCATACTTATCtagacattattatattgctCCGATTgatattatgatattatatgttttcTGAAGCTCTTAGATATAAAGTCCACTAGTGATATTTAATACGTATACGTACTATACTGTTcgttttaattcataatttctGTTGTTGCGTTTAGATTAATCCCTACCGATACTTGGCTATAATTGATATGGATTTTCTCATAGCGCCAATCAATGCGCTATCCCAGAGCATTCGGGTCGACTGCCATGTCAGGAATGGCCGAGCTGTAAACTCCTTAACGGGACGCCGGCCCTATTTGAATTGCGCGCGGTCCCTCGAGTGCTTATGTCATTATCGGCGATGTCGCCCGTACCGAGGCGCCATCTAGATTTATGCGCGTGCGGTTGGCAGAAGTGTAAGTGGTGGCGAGAAGAAGTAAGTTGTTAAGCGGATATAGTAAAAGACGTATCTAAAAGGGAAACTAGAGCCTTATTGAGAAAACCCGCCAACAAATCCTATCTTCCCTCCTAACTTCCTGACTCTAGCCCTTGTTCTTCTAACCGCGGGTTTGAACGGGCTCACGTTTTACAGattagaattttgtatttgCCTCGGcagtacatatattaaaattggaaCAATACAGAGTTTAGAATAGAGACACGATGACTCTTAATCATATGTAtaagtattacatatatgctTTTAATTTAGATATCTCGCAAAAGATAtgtcagaatgaaaaattCTATGTGCTGAATAGTACTGTTTTAGTGAATTAAGAGcacatatgtaatatttatatatatgattaagaATCATCGTGTTTCTAACCTATCCTATCCTAATCTGAAATAATGATTAACGACAATCATTTCTTTGTCATTATCGTTTTTCgtatattacacaaatatGACTGCGTTTCGACATTCGTTACTAGTcttgacaaaaaatatatacgtgacataaattatgaatttccAATACTGAAAATGAATATCGAAACACAGCTTATATTATCTAACTgctttacaatataataatggtAAGataagtgaaataaatataataagaatgaatattttttttgcaagaaGCATTGGAAGGTCAAAACTAATAAGAAGtgaaccaatattttattaaagtacattcattataagtataaattttatatttacacttCTTCTAAGCTGTTTTTTGCAAGTTTCTATTCTTTGATTGTGTGAtccaattttatatgttataatttttcaaacatgAATTAGGAGATatgttgttttatataatttaaagtgtatatatttttttactttaattttattttagtttttgtggcatattttttgcattattgtttaatttttttataatttgagaaaatttattatttctttttgaaaatgcagagttatattaaaataagtaatttctttaacaaataatgtttgagttaaacaaaaatcaatatttagtaaataatgatttcttaatatattcggtcattaacttttaaatttttgataaatgcaagtataatttgttaatttattaatttattattggcaataatttttgctaaaCATGATTGGATAATTTATATTCCTTTTGATCTGTTAGACCacgcattaatttaatatttaacttaatgtttaacatttaaacatatcaatgaatTAAGTAGATTGCCTAACGGTCTGCATCGGATCTTagtgataaatacaatttttctattagaatttttaaagaatttttaaactgcgcgccgacaggTTTTATCAGATTTGCAATagttattaagttaaatatcaATGCTCATAAGCATCTTAAAATCCTTTCTTCCtcgaaaaactgtaaataaatttattacaaaaaatatctcagCCAGGATTTGAACTCGGATTTCCCATTATTCCATAAGAACATTCTAGCTAATTCGACCACCAAGGCATATGATATTCTTCACAATAACCAGTATATCTTAAAGATATACGTCCTTTGTTAATGTTTAATGCATGTTTATTgaaaaaggttttttttattacttaccagttatttctaaatattatcaCATGTCTTAATGAGTTAAGTTGGAATACTCGCATGGATTGTAGAGATCTGA
This genomic stretch from Monomorium pharaonis isolate MP-MQ-018 chromosome 4, ASM1337386v2, whole genome shotgun sequence harbors:
- the LOC118645325 gene encoding uncharacterized protein LOC118645325; protein product: MVRGIECEFTAYRIRSDEIKYSAVVRHLDEHSMIAVADILEQPPTIGKYETLKATLIERFSDSLEKQMRTLLDATELGDKAPSVLLREMRTLAGTNVTDSMLRTLWLQRLPPRIQELLAVLDEVSLDKLAACADKAHDRGAGHGTIATTSVSQPDSMQTLNNQISKLTKSVAAIGKRRARSRSRGKTNKRSNSQDKVKDTSQTTCYYHRHFGEKAWKCLLPCDSKHPLAKRENSSSRRQ